CTCCTCGAGCAGGTCGACGACGCCGGCCTCCGGCTGCTCGGGCAGCTCGACGAGCGGGGCGCTCGCCGCGTACTCGGCGGCCCGGACGCCGGCCCGGCGGCCGAACACGTTGATGTCGAGCAGGGAGTTGGTGCCCAGCCGGTTGGCCCCGTGCACGCTGACGCAGGCCACCTCACCGGCGGCGAACAGGCCTGGGACGACGGTGTCGTTGTCGGCGAGCACCTCGGTCTCGATGTTCGTCGGCATGCCGCCCATCGCGTAGTGCGCGGTGGGGAACACCGGCACCGGCTCGGTGTACGGCTCGACGCCGAGGTAGGTCCGGGCGAACTCGGTGATGTCCGGCAGCTTGGCGTCGATGTGCGCGGGCTCGAGGTGGGTGAGGTCCAGCAGGACGTAGTCCTTGTTGGGACCGCAGCCGCGGCCCTCGCGCACCTCGTTGGCCATCGCCCGGGCGACCATGTCGCGCGGGGCCAGGTCCTTGATGGTGGGGGCGTAGCGCTCCATGAACCGCTCGCCCTCGCTGTTGCGCAGGATGCCGCCCTCGCCGCGCGCCGCCTCGGACAGCAGGATGCCCAGGCCGGCCAGGCCGGTCGGGTGGAACTGGAAGAACTCCATGTCCTCCAGCGGCAGCCCGCGGCGCAGCGCGATCGCCATCCCGTCGCCGGTGAGCGTGTGCGCGTTCGACGTGGTCTTGTACACCTTGCCGGACCCGCCGGTGGCGAACACGACGGACTTGGCGCGGAAGACGTGGATCTCCCCGGTGGCGAGCTCGTAGGAGACAACGCCGGCGGTGCGCCCCTGCGTCATCAGCAGGTCGAGCACGTAGAACTCGTTGAAGAACTCCACCTCGTGCTTGACGCACTGCTGGTAGAGGGTCTGCAGGATCATGTGCCCGGTGCGGTCGGCGGCGTAGCACGAGCGGCGCACCGCGGCCTCGCCGTGGTTGCGGGTGTGGCCGCCGAAGCGGCGCTGGTCGATCCGGCCTTCCGGCGTCCGGTTGAACGGCAGGCCCATCTTCTCCAGGTCGAGGACGGCGTCGATCGCCTCCCGGCACATCACCTCGGCGGCGTCCTGGTCGACGAGGTAGTCGCCGCCCTTGACGGTGTCGAAGGTGTGCCACTCCCAGTTGTCCTCCTCGACGTTGGCCAGGGCGGCGCACATCCCGCCCTGGG
This DNA window, taken from Kineosporiaceae bacterium SCSIO 59966, encodes the following:
- a CDS encoding succinate dehydrogenase flavoprotein subunit, which encodes MQTHVYDVVIVGAGGAGMRAALESGQRARTAVLTKLYPTRSHTGAAQGGMCAALANVEEDNWEWHTFDTVKGGDYLVDQDAAEVMCREAIDAVLDLEKMGLPFNRTPEGRIDQRRFGGHTRNHGEAAVRRSCYAADRTGHMILQTLYQQCVKHEVEFFNEFYVLDLLMTQGRTAGVVSYELATGEIHVFRAKSVVFATGGSGKVYKTTSNAHTLTGDGMAIALRRGLPLEDMEFFQFHPTGLAGLGILLSEAARGEGGILRNSEGERFMERYAPTIKDLAPRDMVARAMANEVREGRGCGPNKDYVLLDLTHLEPAHIDAKLPDITEFARTYLGVEPYTEPVPVFPTAHYAMGGMPTNIETEVLADNDTVVPGLFAAGEVACVSVHGANRLGTNSLLDINVFGRRAGVRAAEYAASAPLVELPEQPEAGVVDLLEELRGRSDGERVATLRAELQETMDRNAQVFRTEATLKQALDDIQRLQQRYRRVSVQDKGRRWNTDLLEAVELGFLLDLAEVIVHGALERKESRGGHFREDYPTRDDVNYMRHTMAFRQAEPDGSHSIRLEYKPVTVTRYQPMERKY